Proteins from a genomic interval of Quercus robur chromosome 9, dhQueRobu3.1, whole genome shotgun sequence:
- the LOC126700437 gene encoding disease resistance protein RUN1-like: MASTSSETPSLPGSNYDVFLSFRGEDTRHSFTDHLHKAFILRGIEAFRDSEKLQLGQEIASELIQAIENSQYAIVVFSEKYADSKWCLDELAKIVECKKKKRLEVVPVFYHVDPSDVRKQTGPFEKAFDEHQKNDKIDREKIQKWKDAMREVGSLSGEHLRPQPHQRSEAECIQGIVKVILNKLVNTFSTHTFSELIGMESRVEKLKSYLAMESNDVRIIGIWGTGGMGKTTLARVVYKMISSKFEACSFIANIREESEKFGLHKIQQILLRELLNHRDLEVHNVHDGVDIIKRRLHNKKILLVLDDVNDLEQLNKLAGERCWFGSSSRIMITTRDKHLLEFHEANEIYEVEELNHDEDLKLFSLKAFKMDHPTEDYGKLSQDFVDYCKGLPLALEVLGSFLFKKSIDEWKNELGRLTKFGETRILSVLRISFNGLEPIQKEIFLNIACFFNHMNQDDVEKILDYLELFPKIGLRVLIDKSLIKLHGNRLGMHNLLQEMGRDIVYQQCPEDPGRRSRLCSFKDIDNVLTENTVRGY; the protein is encoded by the exons ATGGCTTCCACTAGCTCCGAAACACCCTCTTTACCTGGTTCGAACTACGATGTTTTTCTCAGTTTTCGGGGTGAGGACACCCGCCATAGCTTTACAGACCATTTACACAAGGCATTTATATTGAGAGGCATTGAAGCCTTTAGAGACAGCGAAAAACTCCAACTAGGACAAGAAATTGCTTCTGAGCTCATACAAGCAATAGAAAATTCCCAGTATGCAATCGTTGTTTTCTCAGAAAAATATGCCGATTCCAAGTGGTGCTTGGATGAACTTGCTAAAATTGTtgaatgcaaaaaaaagaagagacttGAAGTGGTGCCCGTCTTTTACCACGTAGATCCCTCCGACGTGCGGAAGCAGACTGGGCCATTTGAAAAAGCCTTTGACGAACAtcagaaaaatgacaaaatcgACAGAGAGAAGATCCAGAAATGGAAGGATGCTATGAGAGAAGTGGGGAGTTTATCCGGCGAGCATTTACGTCCACAACCACATCAAAG GTCTGAGGCAGAATGTATCCAAGGCATTGTGAAAGTGATATTAAATAAATTGGTTAATACCTTCTCAACACATACCTTCTCAGAACTAATAGGAATGGAATCCCGAGTTGAGAAATTGAAGTCATACTTAGCTATGGAGTCAAATGATGTTCGCATTATAGGAATTTGGGGGACAGGAGGAATGGGTAAGACAACTCTTGCTAGAGTTGTTTACAAAATGATTTCCAGTAAATTTGAAGCTTGTAGTTTTATTGCTAATATTAGGGAAGAATCTGAAAAATTTGGTTTACATAAGATACAACAAATACTTTTGAGGGAACTTTTGAATCATAGAGATTTGGAGGTACACAATGTTCATGATGGAGTTGACATAATAAAAAGAAGGTTACATAACAAAAagattcttcttgttcttgatgaCGTAAATGATTTAGAGCAATTGAATAAGTTAGCTGGGGAGCGTTGTTGGTTTGGTTCAAGTAGTAGAATTATGATAACAACAAGAGATAAGCATTTGTTGGAGTTTCATGAAGCAAATGAAATATATGAGGTTGAAGAATTGAATCATGATGAAGATCTTAAACTTTTTAGTTTGAAAGCTTTTAAAATGGACCATCCAACTGAAGATTATGGAAAGCTGTCTCAAGATTTTGTAGATTATTGTAAGGGGCTTCCTTTGGCCCTTGAAGTTTTGGGTTCTTTCTTGTTCAAAAAAAGCATTGATGAATGGAAAAATGAACTTGGTAGGCTCACCAAATTTGGTGAAACAAGAATTCTCAGTGTGCTTCGAATAAGTTTCAATGGACTAGAACCAATACAAaaggaaattttcttaaatattgCATGCTTTTTTAATCACATGAATCAAGATGATGTTGAAAAAATACTGGACTATCTTGAGCTATTTCCTAAAATTGGATTAAGGGTTCTTATTGATAAGTCTCTCATTAAATTGCATGGAAATCGATTGGGGATGCATAATTTACTACAAGAAATGGGCCGAGATATAGTTTATCAACAGTGCCCTGAAGACCCCGGGCGGCGTAGTAGATTGTGTTCATTTAAAGATATCGACAATGTGCTGACAGAAAATACGGTAAGGGGTTATTGA
- the LOC126700435 gene encoding disease resistance-like protein DSC1, with translation MRYLKLLKICGVQLMHDLKHLPNSLRILDWKGYPSKSLTSSSRLKSFENLKFMNLSESLKLIEAPDIIEVPNLESLVLKSCINLRRIHPSIGIHKKLTILDLQRCENLTSLPSKFKLKCLEELNLTECSKLTEIPEFGRNMKRVRILYLGSTAITTLPTSIEHLTGLVELTVNSCKNLEHLPNTIFNLKLVRKVSLQFCTKLDRLPENLGDAESLEKLDLWETAIREVPSSIGLLKHLHSLTLSECKGLSMPTSPHPIDLLFSSLSLSPASPLTHLLLGDCNLKAIPNDIGSLVSLEWLVLDGNDFDCLPESIIQLSKLKWMHLNNCTSLRSLPKLPFNIELVEAKGCISLEMLPDPLKPSDSLEPSLNLENCIKLADNQSCIYWFTSGIKKSLKLSPSLPLLVLKESYNIVFPGSEIPEWFSYQNMGKEVKIKVPSHLCKNVGIVICVVCPTLDYSLIANGKEISFESGTVVQVSSDHLRLVYVTPQFFDKESNKLSWEGDVNGFRQIRIEIETHYSSVKVKKWGFHMIYKKDIEDLDMDVLHHNFDSLSVEVEASSDYNMAGPSGEGSSDCEESSEYEGCDREESSESDPDY, from the exons ATGCGATATCTAAAATTGCTTAAAATTTGTGGTGTTCAACTTATGCATGATCTCAAACATCTTCCTAATAGCTTAAGAATTCTTGATTGGAAAGGGTACCCTTCAAAATCGTTGACATCAAGTTCCCGATTAAAG agtTTTGAGAATTTGAAATTCATGAATCTGAGTGAATCTCTAAAACTTATTGAAGCCCCAGACATCATTGAAGTCCCAAATCTTGAGAGTTTGGTTCTTAAAAGTTGTATAAATTTACGTAGGATTCACCCATCAATTGGAATTCATAAAAAGCTTACTATTCTTGATTTACAACGGTGCGAGAACCTCACGAGTCTTCCAAGCAAGTTTAAATTAAAGTGTCTTGAGGAACTTAATCTTACTGAGTGCTCAAAATTAACAGAAATTCCAGAATTCGGGAGAAACATGAAAAGGGTACGCATCCTTTATTTAGGTTCTACTGCAATTACAACACTACCCACGTCAATTGAGCATTTGACTGGCCTTGTTGAGTTGACTGTAAATAGTTGCAAAAATCTTGAGCATTTACCTAATaccatttttaatttaaagttgGTTAGAAAAGTCTCTCTCCAGTTTTGCACAAAACTGGATAGACTGCCAGAGAACCTAGGGGATGCCGAAAGTCTAGAGAAGTTGGATTTGTGGGAAACTGCTATAAGAGAGGTCCCTTCTTCCATTGGTCTCTTAAAACATCTTCATTCCCTAACATTGAGTGAATGTAAGGGGTTATCAATGCCAACAAGTCCTCATCCCATCGACTTGCTATTCTCTTCTCTATCTCTATCACCTGCGTCTCCTTTGACCCACTTGCTTTTAGGTGACTGCAATCTCAAGGCAATCCCTAATGATATTGGTTCCTTAGTCTCTTTAGAATGGTTGGTTCTAGATGGAAATGATTTTGATTGCCTTCCGGAAAGCATCATTCAACTTTCGAAATTGAAATGGATGCACTTGAATAATTGCACAAGTCTTCGATCATTGCCAAAGCTTCCATTTAATATTGAACTCGTGGAGGCAAAAGGTTGTATCTCACTGGAAATGTTACCAGATCCATTAAAACCAAGCGATTCATTGGAACCATCTCTCAATCTTGAAAATTGTATTAAATTGGCTGACAATCAAAGCTGCATATACTGGTTTACCTCAGGGATAAAAAAGTCCCTcaagctctctccctctctccctctcttagTCCTAAAAGAGTCATATAACATTGTTTTTCCTGGAAGTGAAATTCCCGAGTGGTTTAGCTACCAAAACATGGGGAAAGAAGTGAAAATAAAAGTACCTTCTCATTTGTGTAAGAACGTGGGAATTGTTATTTGCGTTGTGTGCCCCACGCTTGACTATTCGTTGATAGCCAATggaaaagaaatttcttttgaAAGTGGCACAGTTGTTCAGGTTTCATCAGATCACCTTCGGCTAGTCTATGTGACTCCTCAATTCTTCGACAAGGAATCAAATAAATTATCGTGGGAAGGTGACGTGAATGGATTCCGTCAGATTAGAATTGAAATTGAAACCCATTATTCAAGCGTGAAGGTAAAAAAATGGGGGTTCCATATGATATACAAGAAAGACATAGAAGATCTTGACATGGATGTTCTCCATCATAATTTCGACAGTTTGTCAGTGGAAGTGGAAGCAAGTTCTGATTACAATATGGCTGGACCCAGTGGAGAAGGAAGCTCTGATTGTGAGGAGTCAAGTGAGTACGAGGGTTGCGATAGGGAGGAATCTAGTGAAAGTGACCCTGATTATTAG